One segment of Platichthys flesus chromosome 15, fPlaFle2.1, whole genome shotgun sequence DNA contains the following:
- the ppp2cab gene encoding serine/threonine-protein phosphatase 2A catalytic subunit alpha isoform produces the protein MEEKAFTKELDQWIEQLNECKQLSEGQVKSLCEKAKEILTKESNVQEVRCPVTVCGDVHGQFHDLMELFKIGGKSPDTNYLFMGDYVDRGYYSVETVSLLVSLKVRFQERITILRGNHESRQITQVYGFYDECLRKYGNANVWKYFTDLFDYLPLTALVDSQIFCLHGGLSPSIDTLDHIRALDRLQEVPHEGPMCDLLWSDPDDRGGWGISPRGAGYTFGQDISETFNHANRLTLVSRAHQLVMEGYNWCHERNVVTIFSAPNYCYRCGNQAAIMELDDTLKYSFLQFDPAPRRGEPHVTRRTPDYFL, from the exons ATGGAGGAAAAGGCGTTCACGAAGGAGCTGGACCAGTGGATCGAGCAGCTCAACGAGTGCAAGCAGCTGTCGGAGGGACAAGTGAAGTCCCTCTGTGAAAAG gcaAAAGAGATCCTGACCAAAGAGTCAAATGTCCAGGAGGTGAGATGTCCGGTGACTGTGTGCGGAGACGTGCACGGCCAGTTCCATGACCTGATGGAGCTGTTCAAGATTGGAGGGAAATCTCCAGACACAAACTATTTGTTTATGGGAGACTATGTTGACAGAGGTTACTACTCTGTAGAAACAGTCTCTTTACTAGTATCACTTAAG GTACGCTTCCAGGAGCGCATCACAATCCTCAGAGGGAACCACGAGAGCAGACAGATCACACAAGTATACGGCTTCTATGACGAGTGCCTAAGGAAATATGGTAACGCCAACGTTTGGAAGTACTTCACAGACCTGTTCGATTACCTCCCTCTCACTGCCTTGGTAGACTCTCAG ATTTTCTGCCTTCATGGAGGCCTGTCACCGTCCATAGATACATTGGATCACATTAGAGCACTGGATCGTTTACAGGAAGTGCCACATGAG GGTCCCATGTGTGACCTGCTCTGGTCAGATCCCGACGACCGCGGTGGCTGGGGCATCTCTCCTCGAGGAGCTGGCTACACCTTCGGTCAGGACATTTCTGAGACCTTCAACCACGCCAACCGCCTCACGCTGGTGTCCCGTGCCCACCAGCTGGTTATGGAG GGTTACAACTGGTGCCATGAGAGGAACGTGGTGACAATATTTAGTGCTCCCAACTACTGCTACCGCTGTGGCAACCAGGCAGCTATCATGGAACTAGACGACACTCTCAAATACTCATT CTTGCAGTTCGATCCTGCGCCTCGCAGAGGGGAGCCTCATGTCACTCGCCGCACGCCAGATTACTTCCTGTAA